In Sphingobacterium thalpophilum, a genomic segment contains:
- a CDS encoding LysR family transcriptional regulator — translation MDFDFRLIVFYTAAQHLNFTKTAAALFISQPAVSKNIQELEKKLGVPLFERKGNNLNLTDSGQILYKYAQQIINLYNQAGQEIQELQEGRKGNLVLGASTTISQYVLPALLADFLSQYPNNRIQSFQSNSRSIEEQLIDKTLDLGITEGSTDNRALKYIPFMKDELVLVTNSQNPLLDQLKNPVLSDITRLPLVLREQGSGTRTIIENALKDNRINLSEVQIEMILPSTESIKGYLARRNSFAFLSIHTVQKEVLNNLLTIVDIPQLTIERYFYFTHLYGGLAGTPNQFLQFCLRQNFKL, via the coding sequence ATGGATTTTGACTTCCGCTTAATTGTATTTTACACTGCTGCTCAGCACCTTAACTTCACCAAAACGGCCGCTGCCCTTTTTATCTCGCAACCAGCAGTAAGCAAAAACATCCAAGAACTAGAAAAGAAACTTGGCGTACCACTCTTCGAAAGAAAGGGTAACAATCTTAATTTAACCGATTCAGGTCAAATTCTTTATAAATATGCCCAACAGATTATCAATCTATACAATCAGGCGGGCCAAGAAATACAGGAATTGCAAGAAGGACGAAAAGGAAATCTGGTGTTGGGAGCCAGCACAACCATCTCCCAATATGTTTTACCCGCTCTACTTGCTGATTTTCTATCCCAATACCCCAACAACCGTATTCAGTCTTTTCAATCCAATAGCCGCAGTATTGAGGAACAGCTTATTGATAAAACATTGGATTTAGGTATCACGGAGGGGTCTACCGACAACCGGGCCCTGAAATACATTCCTTTTATGAAGGATGAACTGGTTCTTGTCACAAATAGCCAAAACCCACTATTAGATCAATTAAAAAATCCAGTATTATCCGATATCACACGCTTACCTTTGGTACTACGCGAGCAGGGCTCGGGTACACGAACAATTATTGAGAACGCACTAAAAGATAACCGCATCAATCTATCCGAAGTACAGATAGAAATGATCTTACCTTCAACAGAGAGTATCAAAGGCTACCTTGCACGTCGCAACAGCTTTGCTTTTTTGTCAATTCATACCGTGCAAAAAGAAGTGTTAAATAATTTATTGACCATTGTCGATATTCCACAATTGACAATAGAACGTTACTTCTATTTTACCCATTTATATGGAGGACTTGCCGGTACGCCCAACCAGTTTCTGCAATTCTGTCTACGGCAAAACTTCAAGTTATAA
- a CDS encoding c-type cytochrome, translating to MDYKKLTNYLKALSWIIVAFVITCTTLCVFPLKHENRKNRADAIDIHNDSLITHVSQFKEISFKDSPEGEMASYGEKLIKNTYDYFYDGEVKIGNKLACSSCHLNGGTKAFAAPYVGLTNVFPTYIGRENKIESLEERINGCFERSMNGRAIPENSKEMRAIVTYIKNISVNTVNKGRLAGQGFIKMDIPNRAADLKHGQVVFENKCASCHGRDGQGLPQTAGKGYQYPPLWGKDSYNDGAGMARLLTAARFIKANMPLGATYDAPQLKDDEAYDVAAYINSFDRPQKTDKQLDYPNLSKKPKDSPYPPYADNISIEQHKLGPFNF from the coding sequence ATGGATTATAAAAAACTTACAAATTACTTAAAGGCACTCAGCTGGATCATCGTCGCATTTGTCATTACTTGTACAACTTTATGTGTGTTTCCACTCAAACATGAGAATCGGAAAAACCGAGCAGATGCTATTGATATACACAACGACTCCCTTATTACACACGTTTCCCAATTTAAGGAAATCTCCTTCAAAGATAGTCCCGAAGGTGAAATGGCCAGTTATGGTGAAAAGCTAATTAAAAACACATACGATTATTTTTATGATGGTGAAGTCAAGATTGGAAACAAGCTGGCCTGTAGCAGCTGCCATCTTAATGGCGGCACAAAGGCTTTTGCTGCTCCTTACGTCGGGCTCACCAATGTCTTTCCAACCTATATTGGACGAGAAAATAAGATTGAATCACTTGAAGAGCGAATCAATGGTTGTTTTGAGCGGAGTATGAATGGTCGAGCTATTCCCGAAAACAGCAAGGAAATGAGGGCTATTGTCACCTATATCAAGAACATCAGCGTGAATACAGTTAATAAAGGTCGGTTGGCAGGCCAAGGATTTATAAAAATGGATATTCCCAACCGTGCGGCGGACCTGAAACATGGTCAAGTGGTCTTTGAGAACAAATGTGCCAGTTGTCATGGACGAGATGGACAGGGGCTGCCTCAAACAGCTGGCAAAGGATATCAATATCCACCCTTATGGGGTAAAGACAGCTACAATGATGGCGCGGGGATGGCACGATTGCTTACCGCGGCCCGTTTTATCAAAGCGAATATGCCTTTAGGCGCAACTTATGATGCACCTCAGTTGAAAGACGACGAAGCCTATGATGTGGCGGCGTATATCAATTCTTTCGATAGACCTCAAAAAACAGATAAGCAATTGGACTATCCTAATCTAAGCAAAAAGCCCAAAGATAGCCCCTATCCACCTTATGCCGATAACATTAGTATAGAACAACATAAACTCGGACCTTTTAATTTTTAA
- a CDS encoding DsrE family protein, with translation MKKQFTIACILLAIMTIQAKAQDNKLLLDNHQYSGAVAKKKAYKAIYQLDSNDPKTIEKAIRNINNVLKDPRLKGRLQIELVAFSGGTEAYLKKNSQYEKPLKDLVEKGIIVAQCLNTLEEKHIAKEELFDFIGYVPSGNGELILRANEGWVIVKP, from the coding sequence ATGAAAAAACAATTTACAATCGCTTGTATTTTATTAGCGATAATGACTATTCAAGCGAAAGCACAGGACAATAAATTGTTGCTCGATAACCATCAATACAGCGGTGCCGTTGCGAAGAAAAAAGCGTATAAAGCTATCTATCAACTGGACAGCAATGATCCAAAAACAATTGAAAAAGCAATTCGCAATATTAACAATGTCTTGAAGGACCCGCGATTAAAAGGACGTTTACAAATTGAACTGGTTGCATTTTCTGGCGGTACCGAAGCCTACCTAAAAAAGAACAGCCAATACGAGAAACCCTTGAAAGATCTCGTCGAGAAAGGCATTATCGTAGCGCAATGCCTGAATACGTTGGAAGAGAAACATATTGCCAAAGAAGAGCTATTTGATTTTATAGGTTATGTTCCTAGCGGAAATGGTGAATTAATCTTACGCGCAAATGAAGGTTGGGTTATCGTTAAACCATAG
- a CDS encoding substrate-binding domain-containing protein, with protein sequence MRNFLLLGLTIALLGVQEIKAQEHRFDPPWNTPPESALNFTVPGIDNIPDLYGDIENPQLTVFFAGNQFMVVDDLLASFKQEYPQYERIFVETLPPGILAKQIKGGSITIGNLRITHKPDIYTASKRAINEMADYFSHTQVYCYNNICLMVPKGNPANISILNDLGNDKVRISMPNPQWEGIGEQIKASYRKAGGEQLVKKIMEDKVNDGSTYLTKIHHRESPMRVLYGQADAAPVWASEVVYQKLIGHPVEGITIPDAQNTTATYVAAKLKNAPHTQAADDFLKFMDSPTAKRIYKKYGFTVD encoded by the coding sequence ATGAGAAATTTTCTACTGCTTGGTCTAACAATAGCATTATTGGGTGTCCAGGAAATTAAGGCACAAGAACATCGTTTTGATCCGCCCTGGAATACTCCACCAGAATCGGCGCTAAATTTTACGGTACCTGGGATAGACAATATTCCAGATTTATATGGTGATATCGAGAATCCGCAGCTTACCGTTTTTTTCGCTGGCAATCAATTTATGGTCGTCGATGATCTACTCGCATCATTCAAACAAGAATACCCACAATACGAACGTATTTTTGTTGAAACACTGCCACCAGGCATTTTAGCCAAGCAGATTAAAGGCGGTTCAATTACGATAGGCAATCTACGCATTACGCATAAACCCGATATTTACACGGCGAGTAAACGGGCGATCAACGAAATGGCAGATTATTTTAGCCATACGCAGGTGTATTGCTATAACAATATCTGTTTGATGGTTCCAAAAGGAAATCCCGCTAATATCAGCATATTGAATGATCTAGGGAATGACAAAGTTCGTATCAGCATGCCTAATCCCCAATGGGAAGGAATTGGGGAGCAGATCAAAGCATCCTATAGAAAAGCCGGGGGCGAACAACTCGTCAAAAAAATCATGGAAGATAAGGTCAATGACGGCAGCACTTATCTGACTAAGATCCACCATCGCGAAAGCCCCATGCGTGTATTGTATGGACAGGCTGATGCGGCTCCAGTTTGGGCTTCTGAAGTCGTTTATCAAAAACTAATTGGCCATCCTGTCGAAGGGATTACCATTCCTGATGCGCAAAATACAACCGCAACTTACGTTGCTGCAAAGCTTAAAAACGCACCGCATACGCAGGCTGCAGATGACTTTTTAAAATTCATGGACTCGCCAACAGCCAAGCGGATTTACAAGAAGTATGGTTTTACAGTAGACTAA
- a CDS encoding 1-acyl-sn-glycerol-3-phosphate acyltransferase gives MILLLKKLHRYWYFISVLLVFLLFFPYIYFLARRPEKNYARIARMRRWVSVGGSALAGVFFKVSYESKIDWNRSMVLCPNHTSVLDITALTYLCPAPFSFIGKASLLKNPVTRIFFKTIDIPVTRRSKVSSFKAFQRANELVRSGRSVVIFPEGKIDDGFPPQIHAFKSGAFRIAIQNDVPTVPIIIENAWDIFFDDGSKRGSRPGIVKIHVFKPIETKDFNDDNASELEKVVYDKMHSYWIMKNKSYFHNLENLQKICQERS, from the coding sequence ATGATCCTATTGCTCAAAAAACTCCATCGGTATTGGTATTTTATCAGCGTTCTACTTGTTTTTCTTCTGTTTTTCCCTTATATCTATTTTTTAGCACGACGTCCCGAAAAAAATTATGCTCGGATTGCCCGTATGCGACGCTGGGTATCAGTTGGTGGTTCGGCCTTAGCTGGTGTATTTTTTAAGGTGAGCTATGAATCAAAAATAGATTGGAACCGTTCCATGGTATTGTGTCCCAATCATACTTCGGTCTTGGATATAACAGCCCTCACCTACTTGTGCCCCGCTCCTTTTTCATTTATTGGAAAAGCTTCCCTGCTTAAAAACCCGGTTACACGCATTTTTTTCAAAACAATAGATATCCCGGTCACAAGAAGAAGTAAAGTATCTTCTTTCAAGGCTTTTCAACGTGCCAATGAACTCGTCCGAAGCGGAAGAAGTGTGGTTATCTTCCCAGAAGGAAAAATCGACGATGGTTTCCCCCCACAGATTCACGCATTTAAATCCGGAGCCTTTCGAATTGCTATTCAGAATGACGTTCCCACAGTACCCATTATTATTGAAAATGCCTGGGATATCTTTTTCGATGACGGCTCGAAAAGAGGATCTCGGCCGGGAATAGTTAAAATACATGTATTCAAGCCGATAGAGACTAAAGATTTTAACGATGATAATGCATCGGAACTAGAAAAAGTTGTATATGACAAAATGCATTCCTATTGGATTATGAAGAATAAATCGTATTTTCATAACCTAGAGAACCTCCAAAAAATATGTCAGGAAAGATCTTAA
- a CDS encoding ABC transporter ATP-binding protein, with product MSGKILIEIKDIAREYQIGAETIHALSSVTLNINKGEFVALMGPSGSGKSTLMNILGCLDTPSRGEYILNGINVSDMTDDELAEVRNKEIGFVFQTFNLLPKNTALENVALPLIYAGYNKVKREEKATAALESVGLGHRMDHRPNELSGGQRQRVAVARALINDPSIILADEPTGNLDTKTSIEIMGLLEEIHSKGNTIILVTHEEDIALHAHRIVRMRDGLIENDYPNPDIKSVSPRLNALNEKGSDFENI from the coding sequence ATGTCAGGAAAGATCTTAATCGAAATCAAGGATATTGCCAGAGAGTACCAAATTGGTGCAGAAACAATTCATGCCTTAAGCTCCGTTACACTCAACATCAATAAAGGAGAATTTGTTGCCTTAATGGGGCCTTCAGGATCAGGCAAGTCCACGTTAATGAACATTCTCGGTTGTTTGGATACCCCTAGCCGGGGAGAATATATCCTCAACGGGATTAATGTGAGTGACATGACTGACGATGAACTCGCCGAAGTAAGAAACAAAGAAATTGGTTTTGTCTTTCAAACGTTTAACCTATTACCAAAGAATACAGCACTTGAAAATGTTGCACTTCCCCTAATTTATGCGGGCTATAATAAAGTTAAACGTGAGGAAAAAGCTACTGCAGCATTGGAAAGTGTCGGCTTAGGACATCGTATGGATCATAGGCCGAACGAGCTCTCAGGAGGACAACGACAACGTGTGGCTGTTGCAAGAGCGTTGATCAACGATCCATCCATTATACTTGCCGATGAGCCAACAGGAAACCTTGATACCAAAACGTCTATTGAAATTATGGGTCTACTGGAAGAAATTCACTCCAAGGGCAATACCATTATCCTAGTGACTCATGAAGAGGATATCGCATTACATGCACACCGTATTGTACGCATGCGAGATGGCTTGATCGAAAATGATTATCCAAATCCTGATATTAAATCCGTGTCCCCAAGACTTAATGCGTTAAACGAAAAGGGAAGTGATTTTGAGAATATCTAA
- a CDS encoding DUF2795 domain-containing protein → MYWTLELASHLEDAPWPATKDELIDYAIRSGAPVEVIENLQSLEDDGEPYENIEEIWPDYPTKDDFFFNEDEY, encoded by the coding sequence ATGTATTGGACATTAGAATTAGCTTCGCATCTAGAAGATGCACCATGGCCAGCAACAAAAGATGAATTAATCGATTACGCTATTCGTTCGGGTGCACCTGTTGAGGTGATTGAAAACTTACAATCTCTTGAGGACGATGGTGAGCCATATGAAAATATCGAAGAAATTTGGCCCGACTATCCAACAAAAGACGATTTCTTCTTCAATGAAGATGAATACTAA
- the trpD gene encoding anthranilate phosphoribosyltransferase, which produces MKEILAHLFEYKTFSRQEAYEILTNIAMGKYDSHQIAAFMTAYGMRSIRVEELGGFRDAMYDLCLKLDFDGYDLIDLCGTGGDGKNTFNISTIASFITAGAGYHVAKHGNIGVSSSCGSSNVMEYLGYQFSNDKAELQRQLDEANICFLHAPLFHPAMKTVAPIRRALGVKTFFNMLGPLTNPSNPRFQSVGVFSLELARLYGYLYQNTNKQYSIIHALDGYDEISMTGDFKLINNQGENYYNMEELGFTPVSAQELTGGETIADAAHTFLSILNNQGTDVQNNVVLTNAAFAIKTFNPEKSFGDCFYEAEGSLMGGKALRSFQKLIKK; this is translated from the coding sequence ATGAAAGAAATTTTAGCGCATTTATTTGAATACAAGACATTTTCTCGGCAAGAGGCCTACGAGATTCTAACCAACATTGCCATGGGCAAATATGACAGCCACCAAATTGCGGCATTTATGACCGCTTATGGTATGCGCAGCATTCGCGTTGAAGAGCTTGGAGGGTTTAGGGATGCGATGTATGATTTATGTCTCAAACTGGATTTTGATGGTTATGATTTAATTGACCTTTGCGGTACAGGTGGGGATGGTAAAAATACCTTTAATATCTCGACAATAGCATCTTTTATCACAGCTGGGGCTGGTTACCATGTCGCAAAACACGGTAATATCGGGGTATCTTCGAGCTGTGGTTCTTCCAATGTCATGGAATATTTAGGCTATCAATTCAGCAACGATAAGGCTGAACTACAACGCCAGCTTGATGAAGCCAACATCTGTTTTCTCCATGCACCATTGTTTCACCCTGCAATGAAAACTGTTGCCCCGATACGTCGTGCATTGGGTGTTAAGACTTTCTTTAACATGTTAGGGCCATTGACAAATCCTTCCAATCCTAGATTTCAGTCTGTTGGTGTATTTAGTTTAGAATTGGCAAGACTGTATGGTTATTTATACCAAAACACCAACAAACAATATTCCATTATTCATGCTTTGGACGGTTATGACGAGATATCCATGACCGGTGATTTTAAGTTAATCAACAACCAAGGGGAAAATTACTACAACATGGAAGAGCTTGGTTTCACCCCAGTCTCAGCCCAGGAGCTGACAGGAGGTGAAACGATAGCGGATGCCGCCCACACATTCTTATCGATATTGAACAATCAGGGTACAGATGTGCAGAACAATGTTGTTTTGACCAATGCCGCATTTGCGATCAAGACCTTTAACCCCGAAAAATCTTTTGGCGACTGTTTTTATGAAGCAGAAGGTTCATTGATGGGAGGTAAAGCTTTACGAAGTTTCCAAAAACTAATCAAAAAATAA
- a CDS encoding phosphoribosylanthranilate isomerase: protein MKYPDNITAVASLGIDYMGFIFYDQSKRYVGQSSSAYIKELDGLSKVGVFVNASLSAILDKITEFQLNVIQLHGDESVEFCLELKEKSGVIILKAFGVDQNFDWIQLDPYAKVVDYFLFDTKSSSYGGTGVQFDWSLLDQYKLTTPYFLSGGLDPENIKTALERNDPRLYALDLNSKFEVEPGLKDIALLSHSINTIKK, encoded by the coding sequence ATGAAATATCCCGACAATATAACCGCTGTAGCTTCCTTGGGCATCGATTATATGGGATTTATATTTTATGATCAATCCAAACGTTATGTTGGTCAAAGCTCCTCCGCATACATTAAGGAACTTGACGGCCTAAGCAAAGTCGGCGTTTTCGTCAATGCTAGCCTCTCAGCAATTCTAGATAAAATAACTGAATTCCAACTAAATGTAATTCAATTGCATGGCGATGAATCTGTCGAATTCTGTCTTGAATTGAAAGAAAAATCAGGGGTTATCATCTTGAAAGCCTTCGGAGTTGATCAAAACTTTGACTGGATACAGCTGGATCCTTACGCTAAAGTTGTGGACTACTTTTTATTTGATACCAAAAGTAGTTCCTATGGTGGTACAGGAGTACAATTTGACTGGTCCCTATTGGACCAATACAAACTTACTACCCCCTATTTTCTCAGCGGTGGTTTAGATCCCGAAAATATCAAAACAGCGCTAGAAAGAAATGATCCACGACTATATGCCCTGGATTTAAATTCAAAATTTGAAGTAGAACCCGGCTTAAAAGATATTGCGCTATTAAGCCACAGTATAAATACAATTAAAAAATGA
- the trpB gene encoding tryptophan synthase subunit beta: MSIYQVNEKGYYGPFGGAYIPEMLYPNVKELREEYLKIIEEESFQEEFNQLLSDYVGRPSPLYHAKRLSEKYGTTIYLKREDLNHTGAHKINNTIGQILLAERLGKKRIIAETGAGQHGVATATVCALKGIQCAVYMGEVDIQRQAPNVARMKMMGAEVIPATSGSKTLKDATNEALRDWINNPVDTHYIIGSVVGPHPYPDMVARFQSIISAETKKQLLTKTGRENPDIVLACVGGGSNAAGMFYHYLDEESVQLYAVEAAGHGVDSGESAATTALGKEGVLHGSRSILMQTADGQVIEPYSISAGLDYPGIGPQHAWLFKSGRGNYVSVTDDEAMQAGLELTRLEGIIPAIESSHALAYLEKIPFKGDETVVVCLSGRGDKDLDNYMKYFDF; the protein is encoded by the coding sequence ATGAGTATATATCAAGTCAATGAAAAAGGATATTATGGTCCCTTTGGAGGAGCCTATATCCCTGAGATGCTCTATCCAAATGTGAAAGAGCTACGTGAAGAATATCTCAAAATTATCGAAGAAGAGAGCTTTCAGGAGGAATTTAACCAACTGCTCAGCGATTATGTCGGACGTCCTTCTCCATTATATCATGCCAAGCGTCTATCTGAAAAATATGGAACTACGATTTACTTAAAACGGGAGGATCTTAACCATACCGGAGCGCATAAAATCAACAATACCATTGGCCAAATTCTATTAGCGGAACGCCTGGGCAAAAAGCGCATCATTGCGGAGACAGGCGCAGGACAGCATGGCGTAGCCACAGCGACCGTCTGTGCGCTCAAAGGTATACAATGTGCAGTGTACATGGGAGAAGTTGATATTCAACGTCAGGCTCCAAATGTAGCACGGATGAAAATGATGGGTGCCGAAGTTATTCCGGCAACATCAGGGTCCAAAACGCTAAAGGATGCTACCAATGAAGCTTTGCGAGATTGGATCAACAATCCTGTCGACACCCATTATATCATTGGATCTGTTGTGGGACCACACCCTTATCCCGATATGGTTGCTCGCTTTCAGTCGATTATTTCTGCCGAAACGAAAAAACAGCTCTTGACAAAAACAGGAAGAGAAAATCCAGATATTGTATTGGCCTGTGTCGGTGGAGGCTCCAATGCGGCAGGTATGTTCTATCATTACCTCGATGAAGAATCGGTTCAATTGTATGCCGTAGAGGCCGCTGGCCACGGTGTTGATTCAGGCGAATCCGCTGCTACAACAGCATTAGGAAAAGAGGGAGTTTTACATGGAAGCCGATCTATACTGATGCAAACAGCGGATGGCCAGGTCATTGAACCTTACTCCATATCAGCAGGACTCGATTACCCCGGTATTGGCCCTCAACACGCTTGGTTATTCAAATCTGGCAGAGGTAACTATGTCAGTGTGACTGACGACGAAGCGATGCAGGCCGGTCTTGAGCTTACGCGACTAGAAGGTATCATACCAGCTATTGAAAGTTCTCATGCCCTGGCTTATTTGGAAAAAATACCTTTTAAAGGTGATGAGACTGTTGTTGTCTGTCTTTCTGGACGTGGTGACAAGGATCTAGATAATTATATGAAATACTTTGATTTTTAA
- the trpA gene encoding tryptophan synthase subunit alpha, whose protein sequence is MNTIEKKEGTPLLSIYFTAGYPTLDSTISIAKKLEEAGADFLEIGFPYSDPVADGPVIQHSSEVSLTNGMTVEKLFDQLIDLRKHVSIPVFLMGYFNPVLQFGVERFCEACKNVGVNGVIIPDLPMDEYEELYKETFEKNGIANIFIVTPQTSEERIRKIDSLSRSFIYLLSSNATTGKTLDVGDDTAAYFKRIHDLQLKNPLIVGFGISDKPTFQKASKHTAGAIIGTAFVKRLKEPDYLTQIPAFIASIKA, encoded by the coding sequence ATGAATACAATTGAAAAAAAAGAAGGTACTCCCCTTTTATCGATATATTTTACAGCTGGATATCCAACATTGGACAGCACAATAAGTATTGCCAAGAAATTGGAAGAAGCTGGCGCGGATTTTTTGGAAATCGGGTTTCCTTATTCCGACCCAGTGGCGGATGGACCTGTCATTCAGCACAGTTCAGAAGTTTCTTTGACGAATGGCATGACCGTAGAAAAATTGTTTGATCAATTGATTGACCTCCGTAAACATGTCAGCATCCCCGTATTTTTGATGGGCTACTTTAATCCTGTGCTCCAATTTGGTGTTGAAAGATTCTGTGAAGCATGTAAAAATGTAGGTGTGAATGGTGTTATTATACCTGACCTACCTATGGATGAATACGAAGAACTTTACAAAGAGACGTTCGAGAAAAATGGGATTGCAAATATATTCATTGTAACACCACAGACTTCTGAAGAACGAATCAGAAAAATAGACAGCCTTTCTAGGAGCTTTATTTATTTACTTTCTTCCAATGCAACGACGGGTAAAACACTTGATGTTGGAGACGATACAGCTGCTTACTTCAAGCGGATACATGATCTCCAATTAAAAAACCCATTGATCGTTGGTTTCGGTATCTCCGATAAACCTACCTTTCAAAAAGCAAGTAAACATACGGCCGGTGCCATTATAGGTACAGCATTTGTCAAACGGCTAAAAGAACCGGATTATCTTACACAGATTCCAGCATTTATCGCGTCTATCAAAGCTTAA